A DNA window from Hydra vulgaris chromosome 13, alternate assembly HydraT2T_AEP contains the following coding sequences:
- the LOC136090052 gene encoding uncharacterized protein LOC136090052 produces the protein MEKIKRLEKDVFDIKESLNFHEELIEKKIKNNIESIEKEKVYKNVAHKNIEFTDLKNKLREIEDRSRRNNLRINGLKENENETWTESETKVIKLFETLGVKNVKIKRAHRCGRKDAKKPRTIMIKLLDYKDKVEVLKNSFKLMGESIFINEDFCYETNVIRKELRERMKTERQLGKFAYISYDKLIVRDWVSKKPCQESKS, from the coding sequence atggaaaaaattaaaagactcgAAAAGGATGTATTTGATATAAAAGAAAGCTTAAATTTTCACGAAGAACTcattgaaaaaaagattaaaaataatattgaatctATCgagaaagaaaaagtttataaaaatgtagCACACAAAAATATAGAGTTTACCGaccttaaaaataaactaagaGAAATTGAAGATCGGTCACGAAGAAATAATCTCAGAATTAATGGACTGAAAGAAAACGAAAATGAAACATGGACGGAAAGTGAAACAAAAGTGATCAAACTGTTTGAAACTTTAGgggtaaaaaatgttaaaattaaacgaGCGCATCGCTGCGGACGTAAAGATGCAAAAAAACCACGTACAATCatgataaaacttttagattaCAAAGATAAAGtggaagttttaaaaaattctttcaaattaATGGGTGAAAGTATTTtcattaatgaagatttttGCTACGAAACTAATGTAATAAGAAAAGAATTGAGAGAAAGAATGAAAACTGAAAGGCAGCTGGGAAAATTTGCATATATATCGTATGATAAGCTAATTGTGCGCGATTGGGTATCAAAAAAACCGTGCCAAGAAAGCAAGagttaa